The following coding sequences are from one Nicotiana tomentosiformis chromosome 3, ASM39032v3, whole genome shotgun sequence window:
- the LOC138908219 gene encoding uncharacterized protein: MFLREYVPQSLKDAWRVEFEQLPQGAMTVSEYAVQFSDLARHASALVATVRERVRRFIEGLNPIIRLGMAQELEMDIVYQQVVGIARRLEGMLTRDREEREAKRSRESRTYSGTRVLMEARQGRGYMGRPVHSALPGSLLCTVSV, from the coding sequence atgttcttgagggaatatgtaCCCCAGAGCCTCAAAGATGCTTGGcgtgtagagtttgagcagttgccccagggtgctatgaccgtgtcagagtatgcggtccaattcagtgatttggccaggcatgcatcggccttggttgctactgttcgagagcgggttcgtcgatttattgaggggctcaaccctatTATCAGATTGGGCATGGCccaagagttggagatggatattgtgtaccagcaggtagtagggattgctaggaggttggagggtatgctgactcgggatagagaggagagagaggccaagaggtctcgagagtctagaacttacagtggtactcgtgtACTAATGGAAGCTCGTCAGGGAaggggttatatgggtcgccctgttcattcagcacttccaggatccttattatgcaccgttAGTGTCTAG
- the LOC138908220 gene encoding uncharacterized protein, with protein sequence MADDEQRILERFGRLRPPSFSGVGSENAQGFLEKCQRILRTTGILETSGVSFTTFHFSEAGFRWWEAYERHRPFGAVPLTWQEFSILFLEKFMSQSHREELRRQFEQLGERIRRFIDGLTYQLRLLITRERVSGATFDEVVDIARQIEVVRSQ encoded by the exons atggcagatgatgagcagagaatacttgagagatttgggaggcttcgacctccatcatttagcggtgttgGATCAGagaatgctcagggttttctagaaaagtgccagcggattcttcggacaacgggtattctggagactagtggggtctcgttcactacttttcatttTTCTGAGGCTggtttcagatggtgggaggcttatgagaggcacagGCCGTTCGGTGCAgtgccacttacatggcaggaattctctattctctttttggagaagttcatgtcGCAGTCTcatagggaggagctgcgcagacagtttgagcagcttgg ggagaggattagaaggttcattgatggccttacgTATCAGCTACGATTGCTTATAACTagagagagggtatctggtgccacttttgatgaggtggttgacattgctcgacagatagaggtggtccgtagCCAGTAG